A region from the Clavibacter sp. A6099 genome encodes:
- a CDS encoding aldo/keto reductase family protein, with translation MEFRYLGNSGFKISEITYGNWLTHGSQVENDTATACVKAALEAGITTFDTADVYANTKAETVLGEALKDERRASIEIFTKVFGPTGPKGHNDVGLSRKHIMDSVDASLTRLQTDYIDLYQAHRFDYETPLEETMQAFADVVRQGKALYIGVSEWTSEQLRAGHALATELGFQLISNQPQYSALWRVIEEEVVPTSRELGISQIVWSPIAQGVLTGKYKPGQELPSGSRATDDKGGANMIKRFMNDDTLSRVQELQPDADELDLSLAQLAVAWVLQNENVASAIIGASRPEQVHENVKASGVKIPAELLTRIDDALGDIVERDPRKTEDSSPKTREA, from the coding sequence ATGGAATTCAGATACCTCGGCAACTCCGGCTTCAAGATCTCCGAGATCACCTACGGCAACTGGCTCACCCACGGATCGCAGGTGGAGAACGACACTGCGACCGCGTGCGTGAAGGCCGCCCTCGAGGCGGGGATCACCACCTTCGACACCGCGGACGTCTACGCCAACACCAAGGCGGAGACCGTGCTCGGCGAGGCGCTCAAGGACGAGCGACGTGCCTCGATCGAGATCTTCACCAAGGTCTTCGGGCCCACCGGACCCAAGGGCCACAACGACGTGGGGCTCTCGCGGAAGCACATCATGGACTCCGTCGACGCGTCGCTCACGCGCCTCCAGACCGACTACATCGACCTCTACCAGGCCCACCGCTTCGACTACGAGACGCCCCTCGAGGAGACGATGCAGGCGTTCGCCGACGTCGTCCGCCAGGGCAAGGCCCTCTACATCGGCGTGAGCGAGTGGACGAGCGAGCAGCTGCGCGCCGGCCACGCCCTCGCCACCGAGCTGGGCTTCCAGCTCATCTCGAACCAGCCGCAGTACTCGGCACTCTGGCGCGTCATCGAGGAGGAGGTCGTGCCGACCTCGAGGGAGCTGGGCATCTCGCAGATCGTGTGGTCCCCCATCGCCCAGGGCGTGCTGACGGGCAAGTACAAGCCCGGCCAGGAGCTGCCGTCCGGATCCCGCGCGACCGACGACAAGGGCGGCGCGAACATGATCAAGCGGTTCATGAACGACGACACCCTCTCCCGCGTGCAGGAGCTGCAGCCCGACGCCGACGAGCTGGACCTGTCGCTCGCGCAGCTCGCCGTCGCGTGGGTGCTCCAGAACGAGAACGTGGCCTCCGCGATCATCGGCGCATCGCGTCCCGAGCAGGTGCACGAGAACGTGAAGGCGTCCGGCGTGAAGATCCCCGCGGAGCTCCTCACCCGCATCGACGACGCCCTCGGCGACATCGTCGAGAGGGACCCGCGCAAGACCGAGGACAGCTCGCCGAAGACCCGCGAGGCCTGA
- a CDS encoding TetR/AcrR family transcriptional regulator: MAEPRITERGRLTRQRIIEATGEQILATGVGGTTLDDVRAATLTSKSQLFHYFPGGKLELVREVAAWEGRQLMEAQEPHIHDLASWESWEAWRSALVDYYIGRGRWACPIGSLATQASAVDPELERAIAETMRAWRAFLVRGVERMRQAGLVGPSADPQRIATVILAAIQGGLVLSQPERSAWPLEAALDTALAPLHVIRSPAA, encoded by the coding sequence ATGGCCGAACCGAGGATCACCGAGCGCGGGCGGCTCACCCGCCAGCGGATCATCGAGGCCACCGGCGAGCAGATCCTCGCCACCGGCGTCGGCGGGACGACGCTCGACGACGTGCGCGCCGCGACCCTCACGAGCAAGAGCCAGCTGTTCCACTACTTCCCCGGCGGGAAGCTCGAGCTCGTGCGCGAGGTCGCGGCCTGGGAGGGCCGGCAGCTGATGGAGGCGCAGGAACCGCACATCCACGACCTCGCGTCGTGGGAGTCGTGGGAGGCCTGGCGCTCCGCGCTCGTCGACTACTACATCGGCCGCGGCCGGTGGGCATGCCCCATCGGCTCCCTCGCGACGCAGGCCTCCGCCGTCGACCCGGAGCTGGAGCGGGCCATCGCGGAGACCATGCGCGCCTGGCGCGCGTTCCTGGTGCGCGGGGTGGAGCGCATGCGGCAGGCCGGGCTCGTCGGCCCCTCCGCGGATCCGCAGCGCATCGCCACCGTGATCCTCGCGGCCATCCAGGGCGGGCTGGTGCTCAGCCAGCCGGAGCGCTCGGCGTGGCCGCTGGAGGCGGCGCTCGACACGGCGCTCGCGCCCCTGCACGTGATCCGCTCCCCCGCCGCCTGA